The Spirosoma foliorum genome has a window encoding:
- a CDS encoding chaperone modulator CbpM: MQPTHLISIRDFCVHHHVEITFVETLADNGLIETTLVEQTTYVQPEQVGRLEKFVRLHQELAIHTEDLDVVSDLLDRVEDLQKQLARLKNRLVFYESLEH, encoded by the coding sequence ATGCAACCTACGCACTTGATATCTATCCGTGACTTTTGCGTACATCACCATGTTGAGATCACGTTCGTTGAAACGCTTGCTGACAATGGATTGATCGAGACGACCCTTGTTGAACAAACTACCTACGTCCAGCCAGAGCAAGTAGGGCGTCTGGAAAAATTCGTGCGCCTACACCAGGAGCTGGCCATTCACACCGAAGACTTAGATGTGGTTAGTGATTTGCTCGATCGGGTTGAGGATTTACAAAAACAACTTGCCCGACTAAAAAATAGACTGGTTTTCTACGAATCTTTAGAACACTGA
- a CDS encoding DnaJ C-terminal domain-containing protein, whose product MDFIDYYSVLGVPKTASDDDIKKAYRKLARKHHPDLNPNDAEANKKFQQINEANEVLSDPEKRKKYDQYGKDWQHAEQFEQAKQQQRSRPQYAQSDAGDYDFSGGFGGSDFSDFFSSMFGQDAGTGGGRRQAKFKGQDYQAELHLSLHDAYTTHKQTLTVDGKNIRITVQAGVENGQKIKLSGYGSPGVNGGPNGDLYITFVIADDSRYKRKGNDLYVDEEIDLYTAILGGERIVETMDGKVKLTVKPETQAGTKVRLKGKGFPIYKQEGAFGDLYITWQVKLPTNLTDEQKELFRQLSTL is encoded by the coding sequence ATGGATTTTATCGATTATTACAGCGTTCTGGGCGTACCGAAAACGGCGTCGGACGACGACATCAAGAAAGCCTACCGAAAACTGGCTCGGAAACACCATCCCGACTTGAATCCCAACGACGCGGAGGCCAACAAAAAATTTCAGCAGATTAACGAAGCCAACGAAGTATTGAGCGATCCCGAAAAGCGCAAAAAATACGATCAGTATGGCAAAGACTGGCAACATGCCGAGCAGTTTGAACAGGCCAAACAGCAACAACGGTCACGCCCGCAATATGCCCAAAGCGACGCCGGAGATTACGATTTCTCGGGTGGTTTCGGCGGGTCAGATTTCTCAGATTTCTTCTCATCCATGTTTGGCCAGGATGCGGGAACTGGTGGAGGCCGACGTCAGGCGAAGTTTAAAGGACAGGATTACCAGGCTGAACTCCATCTTAGCCTACACGATGCCTACACAACGCACAAACAAACCCTAACCGTTGATGGAAAGAACATTCGGATTACGGTTCAGGCAGGAGTTGAAAATGGGCAGAAAATCAAGCTGTCGGGTTATGGCTCGCCGGGCGTCAATGGCGGCCCCAATGGCGATTTGTACATAACCTTTGTCATTGCCGATGATAGCCGATACAAACGCAAAGGCAACGATCTATACGTGGATGAGGAGATAGACCTCTATACGGCCATCCTCGGTGGCGAACGCATTGTGGAAACGATGGACGGAAAAGTCAAACTAACCGTGAAGCCGGAAACGCAGGCAGGCACTAAAGTTCGACTGAAGGGTAAAGGCTTCCCCATCTACAAGCAGGAAGGCGCATTTGGCGACTTATATATTACCTGGCAGGTAAAGCTTCCTACTAATCTGACCGACGAGCAAAAAGAGCTATTTCGCCAATTATCAACCCTATAA
- a CDS encoding DUF6265 family protein yields the protein MRITRLLSIALFSLLVSTNLQAQSSKTGSLSDVAFMEGRWLGTFNGGPIEAAWIAPVGDNLTGFMRMMRDNKVTMYEMLIFEQTEQGPIVLVKHFKSGLIGQEEKDKSDRYRFIDAGKDKATFEKEDGSIRIIYEKRSANQLVIQRGQLKDGKWAFTDLFVFDRVGK from the coding sequence ATGCGAATTACCCGTTTACTCTCCATTGCCCTGTTTAGTCTCCTCGTCAGTACAAATCTTCAGGCCCAATCGTCCAAAACTGGCTCGCTGTCTGATGTCGCTTTTATGGAAGGACGTTGGCTGGGAACGTTCAATGGCGGGCCCATTGAAGCCGCCTGGATCGCCCCTGTTGGCGATAACCTGACCGGCTTTATGCGCATGATGCGCGACAACAAGGTTACCATGTATGAAATGCTGATTTTTGAGCAAACCGAACAGGGGCCAATTGTGCTGGTGAAACATTTCAAATCGGGTCTGATTGGGCAGGAAGAAAAAGATAAATCGGACCGCTATCGGTTTATCGACGCCGGAAAAGACAAAGCGACCTTCGAAAAAGAAGACGGCTCGATTCGTATCATCTACGAAAAACGATCAGCGAATCAACTGGTTATCCAACGCGGGCAACTGAAAGACGGCAAATGGGCCTTCACAGATCTTTTTGTTTTTGACCGTGTCGGTAAATAA
- a CDS encoding S41 family peptidase has protein sequence MHASSRRILLRCLLLTAISLPSLGQTPTGTPSPKFAFAEPSLSPDGAEIAFVSGGDIWTVPTSGGEARLLVSHPDNESRPLYSPDGKYLAFASSRTGNGDIYLLTLETGAIKRLTYDDGSEVLNAWSRDSKMVYFQSTSRDISGMNDIYRVAITGGTPLPVTADRYANEFYGTPSPDGKTVAFSARGIASNQWWRKGRSHLDEAEIWLYHLDAKKAETAYEQVTESGAKELWPMWSQDGKTLYYVSDRNKAQNLWSKDLSGKPTMLTTFTAGRVVWPSIGYDGKTIVFERDFGLWKYDVASRQATPIAIKLRGVAASPAVEHLKQSSQFRELALSPDGKKVAFTIHGEVFAASAKDGGDATRISHTAANESQPVWTPNSRGLVYLSSRDGAAHLYRYDFATRDETRLTNENTDDSSPVFSPDGKSLAFIRNGQELRVLDLATKKERLLKKGFLGRPPFASSGSVVWSPDGKWIAFASFGAKTFRNISVVPAAGGESKPVSFLANTFGGNLSWSPDGKYILFSTTQRTETAQIARIDLVPRSPKFREDQFRDLFNEEIPKTLKPATPPSTSKTAARDTTARVDTTDKSGKGGATKIVFDDIRQRLSLLPVGVDVDAQSISKDGKTLLLTATAAGQQNLYTYSLDELGREQSVARQLTSTPGNKSNAQFSADGKEVFYLEQGRIQSIALDRREPRPLSVSAEMDVDFSEEKVQVFRQAWDIQSKGFYDSTFHGADWKAIRSEYEPLAAGARTPDELRRLISLMLGELNASHSGISAPPGSAQTTTGRIGLRFDRTEYENSGRLRITEIIALSPADIAGNIKVGDYLLGVDDTKINASTNLDQLLENQINHRISLMIGASPTAPPREVVIRPVNLATEKGLLYKQWVQQQREYVNKASEGRLGYVHLFDMSAESLAQLNIDLDADNHAREGVVVDVRNNNGGFVNAYALDVFTRKGYMTMTPRGLPSAPARTQLGQRALERPTILVTNQHSLSDAEDFTEGYRALKLGKVVGEPTGGWIIYTSAAQLIDGSNLRLPFIKITDNMGKNMELAPRPVDIPVARPIGESYTDKNVQLDKAVAELLKELNEAKASKLSTGK, from the coding sequence ATGCACGCTTCGTCAAGACGTATACTACTTCGTTGTTTGCTGCTAACAGCCATTTCCCTGCCTTCTTTAGGCCAAACTCCAACAGGTACCCCATCACCCAAATTTGCCTTCGCTGAGCCCAGCCTTTCGCCCGATGGCGCAGAGATCGCGTTTGTATCCGGTGGTGATATCTGGACTGTACCGACCAGTGGTGGAGAAGCCCGGTTGCTCGTATCGCATCCCGATAACGAATCTCGGCCGTTGTATTCGCCCGATGGGAAATACCTGGCTTTTGCTTCCTCACGCACGGGCAATGGAGACATTTACCTGCTCACACTGGAAACCGGCGCGATTAAACGGTTGACCTACGACGACGGCAGCGAGGTATTGAACGCCTGGTCGCGCGATAGCAAGATGGTCTACTTCCAATCGACCAGCCGGGATATTTCTGGTATGAACGACATCTACCGGGTAGCCATCACAGGAGGAACGCCACTGCCTGTTACAGCGGATCGCTACGCCAATGAATTCTACGGCACTCCTTCTCCCGACGGCAAAACGGTAGCTTTTTCGGCACGGGGTATTGCCTCGAATCAGTGGTGGCGGAAAGGTCGTAGTCACCTCGACGAAGCTGAAATCTGGCTCTATCATCTGGACGCAAAAAAAGCCGAAACGGCCTATGAACAAGTCACGGAAAGCGGAGCTAAAGAGCTTTGGCCGATGTGGAGTCAGGATGGGAAAACGCTTTACTATGTATCCGACCGCAACAAAGCCCAAAACCTGTGGTCAAAAGACCTTTCGGGCAAGCCAACGATGTTGACTACGTTTACAGCAGGACGGGTGGTTTGGCCGTCGATTGGTTATGACGGGAAGACAATTGTGTTCGAACGGGATTTTGGCCTTTGGAAATACGACGTCGCCAGTCGTCAGGCTACGCCCATTGCCATTAAACTTCGGGGTGTTGCCGCTAGCCCTGCCGTTGAGCATCTAAAGCAATCGAGTCAATTTCGGGAGTTAGCCTTATCGCCCGATGGCAAGAAAGTAGCTTTTACGATACATGGTGAAGTATTTGCGGCCTCGGCTAAAGATGGTGGCGATGCAACCCGAATTAGTCATACGGCGGCCAATGAGTCGCAACCCGTTTGGACGCCTAACAGCCGGGGGCTAGTCTACCTATCCAGTCGTGATGGTGCGGCTCATTTATACCGTTACGACTTTGCTACACGCGACGAAACCCGTTTGACCAACGAAAATACCGACGATAGTTCGCCCGTATTCTCGCCCGATGGCAAGTCGTTGGCATTCATTCGGAATGGTCAGGAATTGCGTGTGCTGGATTTAGCCACGAAAAAAGAGCGACTTCTTAAAAAGGGTTTCCTGGGACGTCCGCCTTTTGCTTCTTCGGGTTCAGTTGTCTGGTCGCCAGATGGAAAATGGATTGCGTTTGCGTCGTTTGGGGCTAAAACGTTTCGGAATATTTCAGTTGTTCCGGCAGCCGGTGGAGAAAGTAAACCCGTTAGTTTCCTGGCCAATACGTTTGGCGGTAATCTAAGCTGGAGTCCCGATGGGAAATATATTCTGTTCAGTACAACCCAGCGTACCGAAACGGCTCAAATTGCCCGAATCGATCTGGTGCCCCGTTCGCCAAAATTCCGGGAAGATCAATTCCGGGATCTGTTTAACGAAGAAATTCCAAAAACGCTGAAACCAGCTACACCACCTTCGACCTCAAAAACCGCAGCTCGGGACACAACGGCCCGAGTAGACACAACGGATAAATCAGGAAAAGGCGGTGCAACGAAAATTGTTTTCGACGACATTCGGCAACGACTGAGTTTGTTGCCTGTGGGGGTCGATGTCGATGCGCAATCGATTAGCAAGGATGGCAAAACGCTGCTATTAACTGCTACGGCTGCTGGCCAGCAGAATTTATATACGTATTCCCTGGATGAATTAGGGCGCGAACAAAGTGTAGCCCGGCAGTTGACGTCAACACCCGGCAATAAAAGCAATGCCCAATTTTCGGCTGATGGGAAAGAGGTTTTTTACCTGGAACAAGGTCGTATTCAATCCATTGCACTGGACCGACGCGAACCCCGGCCTTTAAGTGTTTCGGCAGAGATGGACGTTGATTTCAGCGAAGAGAAAGTGCAGGTCTTCCGCCAGGCGTGGGATATTCAGAGCAAAGGATTTTATGATTCTACCTTTCACGGTGCCGACTGGAAAGCTATTCGATCTGAATACGAACCACTAGCGGCTGGTGCCCGTACGCCAGATGAACTGCGTCGGCTTATTAGCCTAATGTTGGGCGAGTTGAACGCTTCCCACTCTGGCATTTCAGCTCCTCCCGGCTCTGCCCAAACAACGACGGGACGAATTGGTCTTCGCTTTGATCGTACAGAATACGAAAACTCAGGTCGGCTACGAATCACCGAAATCATTGCACTGAGCCCAGCCGATATAGCGGGCAACATCAAAGTTGGCGATTATCTGTTGGGGGTCGATGATACCAAAATCAACGCATCCACAAATCTTGATCAATTGCTGGAGAACCAAATCAATCACCGGATTTCATTAATGATTGGTGCTTCACCCACGGCCCCACCGCGAGAAGTTGTTATTCGGCCTGTAAACCTGGCTACAGAAAAAGGCCTGCTCTACAAACAATGGGTGCAACAGCAACGGGAGTATGTGAATAAAGCCAGCGAAGGACGGCTAGGTTATGTGCATTTATTCGACATGTCGGCGGAGTCGCTCGCGCAGTTGAATATTGATCTAGATGCCGACAATCACGCTCGAGAAGGCGTTGTGGTCGATGTTCGGAATAACAACGGGGGCTTTGTAAATGCTTATGCTTTGGACGTGTTTACCCGAAAAGGCTATATGACCATGACGCCACGCGGACTGCCATCGGCTCCGGCACGGACGCAATTGGGTCAACGGGCGCTAGAAAGACCTACCATTCTGGTCACGAATCAGCATTCGTTGTCAGATGCCGAAGATTTTACGGAAGGTTACCGGGCGCTCAAACTGGGTAAAGTTGTTGGTGAGCCCACTGGCGGTTGGATTATTTACACCTCAGCTGCTCAACTTATCGACGGCTCGAACCTGCGGTTGCCCTTCATCAAAATTACCGACAATATGGGCAAAAATATGGAGCTAGCTCCCCGTCCGGTCGATATTCCAGTGGCACGTCCTATTGGCGAGAGCTATACGGATAAAAATGTTCAGTTAGACAAGGCTGTAGCCGAACTGTTGAAAGAACTGAACGAAGCGAAAGCCTCTAAGCTCAGCACGGGAAAGTAA
- a CDS encoding VOC family protein, with the protein MPDSPYTIPDQTRIGHVHLKVADLDRALAFYRDLLGFSLITMYGKEAAFISAGGYHHHIGLNTWYSKDAPPAPKRSAGLFHTAILYPTRRDLAVALQRLVDAKYPITGASDHGVSEAIYLNDPDQNGVELYWDRPREQWPLKPDDSIEMYTKPLDLKGLLELVEAGS; encoded by the coding sequence ATGCCCGATTCTCCCTATACCATTCCCGACCAAACTCGTATTGGGCACGTTCATTTGAAAGTTGCCGATCTTGATCGTGCGCTGGCGTTTTACCGAGATCTCCTTGGCTTTTCATTAATAACAATGTACGGCAAGGAAGCTGCCTTTATTTCGGCAGGTGGCTACCACCATCACATTGGATTAAATACGTGGTACAGCAAAGATGCACCACCAGCACCCAAACGATCGGCCGGTCTGTTTCATACTGCTATTCTGTATCCCACTCGTCGAGATCTGGCGGTGGCGTTACAACGGCTTGTCGATGCAAAGTATCCCATTACAGGCGCGTCGGATCATGGCGTTTCAGAAGCCATCTATCTCAATGACCCTGACCAGAATGGGGTTGAATTATACTGGGATCGCCCTCGTGAGCAATGGCCTCTTAAACCAGATGATTCTATTGAGATGTATACTAAGCCATTGGATTTGAAAGGATTGTTGGAACTCGTGGAGGCAGGTTCTTAA
- a CDS encoding 3-keto-disaccharide hydrolase, translating to MKFFFLPICLYLVSLSSLQAQSAQNGKWQSLFNGKNLTGWETYLDKPYAKDNQADKTSPIGLNKDPNHVFSVTTVDGQPALRISGETFGGINTLADFENYHLRMEFKWGTQKWPPKLDKPRDSGLLYHSVGPHGTPMLWMESFELQVQEGDCGDYWGVMNVLADISARKTDKGYVYEPGATPIAFQDKTPVGRSCLKYPDAEKPSGQWNVLELYCFGDTCLHVMNGKVNLVLTHTRHLVNGQVVPLTKGKIQLQSEGAEVFYRNIQLQNIKQLPAELLRSNL from the coding sequence ATGAAATTCTTTTTCTTGCCGATCTGCCTTTATCTGGTTTCCCTTAGTTCGCTTCAGGCGCAATCCGCCCAGAATGGTAAATGGCAATCCCTCTTCAATGGTAAAAATCTAACTGGCTGGGAAACCTACCTTGACAAGCCTTATGCGAAAGATAATCAGGCCGACAAAACATCACCAATTGGCCTGAATAAGGACCCCAATCATGTTTTCTCCGTAACAACGGTGGATGGCCAACCCGCCTTACGGATTTCGGGTGAAACCTTTGGCGGAATTAATACATTGGCAGATTTCGAGAATTATCACCTCCGAATGGAGTTTAAGTGGGGAACACAAAAGTGGCCACCTAAGCTTGACAAGCCTCGCGATAGTGGTCTCCTTTATCATAGCGTTGGTCCGCACGGAACGCCCATGCTTTGGATGGAATCGTTCGAGCTACAGGTACAGGAAGGCGATTGTGGCGATTATTGGGGGGTAATGAACGTTCTAGCCGATATATCAGCCCGAAAAACGGATAAAGGCTATGTATATGAGCCGGGGGCTACCCCTATAGCGTTTCAGGACAAAACGCCCGTTGGTCGGTCGTGCCTCAAATATCCAGATGCAGAAAAGCCCTCTGGCCAATGGAATGTATTGGAACTATATTGTTTCGGCGACACCTGCTTACACGTCATGAATGGCAAGGTCAATCTGGTGCTGACTCATACCCGTCATTTGGTCAATGGGCAAGTAGTCCCACTGACCAAAGGCAAAATTCAATTGCAATCAGAAGGAGCCGAGGTGTTTTATCGAAACATCCAGCTACAGAACATTAAGCAGTTACCCGCTGAACTGCTCCGTTCAAACCTTTAG
- a CDS encoding 3-keto-disaccharide hydrolase → MTKLLSLGLVLTLFIMAAPTKTIKLFNGKDLTGWKIYGTEKWYVENGELICESGPDKKYGYLATEKFYKNFDLTLEFKQEANGNSGVFFRSTVEGTKVSGWQVEVAPPNHDTGGIYESYGRNWLVQIPDEKENILKPGEWNKLRIRVEGDHVQTFLNGTQMVDLTDEKIGKGEGSIALQIHDGGGIKVRWRNMKLQEL, encoded by the coding sequence ATGACTAAATTACTTTCTCTCGGCCTGGTTCTCACGCTATTTATCATGGCCGCTCCAACTAAAACCATTAAGCTCTTTAATGGTAAAGACTTAACCGGCTGGAAAATTTACGGTACTGAAAAATGGTACGTCGAAAATGGCGAACTCATCTGCGAAAGTGGTCCCGATAAAAAGTACGGCTATTTGGCAACCGAAAAATTCTACAAAAACTTCGACCTAACGCTGGAATTCAAACAGGAAGCCAATGGTAATAGTGGTGTCTTTTTCCGGTCGACGGTAGAAGGTACTAAAGTGAGTGGCTGGCAGGTAGAAGTAGCGCCCCCCAATCACGACACAGGTGGCATCTATGAATCGTATGGCCGCAACTGGCTGGTTCAAATTCCCGACGAAAAGGAAAACATCCTGAAGCCAGGCGAGTGGAATAAGCTTCGGATTCGGGTGGAAGGCGACCACGTACAGACATTCCTGAATGGTACACAGATGGTTGATTTAACCGACGAAAAAATTGGGAAAGGCGAAGGCTCTATCGCCTTACAAATCCATGATGGCGGTGGTATTAAAGTCCGCTGGCGGAATATGAAATTGCAGGAATTGTAA
- a CDS encoding lactonase family protein has protein sequence MNKLLTTVLLGTSLVAQAQSGKEIMYVGTYSLRGSEGIYVFEFDRKAGTMQPLQSVSNAKSPSFLAIHPSGKYLYSVNEGAAKTEGGVSSYAVDRATGKLTYMNGQSSLGSGPCHVSVDQTGKTAFVSNYGGGSLAVLPIKADGTLGEATDSVQDTGTGPNTQRQDKAHVHSATLAPDNRFVYVADLTTDKLNIFDVDVKASKVKPASMPYATVKPGSGPRHFTFHPNGKYAYLVEELTSSVAVFSRNSKTGALTMLEDNVKTLPSDFTGSNTSADIHIDPSGKFLYQSNRGYNSLAIFAIGADGKLTKVGDQPTEGKTPRNFLIDPKGEFVFVAHQDSDNITIFKRDQKTGKLTYTGQSVSVPAPVCVLMAKSN, from the coding sequence ATGAATAAACTATTAACCACTGTTTTACTTGGTACAAGCCTGGTCGCACAGGCTCAGTCGGGTAAAGAAATTATGTATGTCGGCACCTATTCTCTCCGGGGTAGCGAAGGCATCTATGTATTTGAGTTTGACCGAAAAGCCGGTACAATGCAGCCGCTTCAATCGGTATCCAATGCAAAAAGCCCATCCTTTCTGGCTATTCATCCATCGGGTAAGTATCTCTACTCCGTTAATGAAGGAGCGGCTAAAACAGAGGGCGGGGTGAGTTCTTACGCGGTTGATCGGGCAACGGGTAAGTTAACCTATATGAATGGTCAATCTTCGCTCGGTTCCGGTCCTTGCCATGTTAGTGTTGACCAGACGGGCAAAACAGCCTTTGTCTCCAATTATGGTGGAGGCAGTTTAGCCGTATTGCCTATCAAAGCCGACGGGACATTAGGAGAAGCAACCGATAGCGTTCAGGATACCGGAACCGGCCCCAATACCCAGCGTCAGGACAAAGCCCACGTTCACTCGGCAACCCTGGCCCCCGATAACCGCTTTGTGTACGTAGCCGACCTTACTACCGACAAGCTTAATATCTTTGATGTTGACGTTAAAGCCAGCAAAGTAAAACCAGCATCTATGCCCTACGCAACCGTAAAACCGGGTTCAGGGCCGCGCCATTTTACGTTTCACCCCAACGGGAAATATGCGTATTTGGTTGAAGAGTTGACCTCATCGGTAGCCGTATTTTCCCGTAATTCTAAGACGGGGGCTTTAACAATGCTGGAGGATAATGTTAAAACGTTACCGAGCGATTTCACTGGCTCAAATACCAGCGCCGACATCCATATTGATCCATCAGGCAAGTTCTTGTACCAATCAAACCGAGGCTATAATTCACTGGCCATTTTTGCCATTGGTGCCGATGGCAAACTGACCAAAGTGGGCGATCAGCCAACGGAAGGGAAAACGCCCCGTAATTTCCTGATTGACCCAAAAGGCGAATTTGTATTCGTTGCCCATCAGGATTCCGATAATATTACCATCTTTAAACGCGATCAGAAAACGGGGAAACTGACCTATACTGGACAATCGGTAAGCGTACCAGCTCCTGTTTGCGTACTTATGGCAAAATCTAACTAA
- a CDS encoding OmpA/MotB family protein: MKRVLIIVAAVTMLASCNSKKRLAEIKSLQDARDKAVASLNDCDQRTADLKSQLAAKDTDLQGKDKQVGDLQAQIDYLKKTNTNLLDRMSDLSIVSKAGAESIKKSLETLNEQTKYTNNLNSSIQRKDSMNLALVMSLKRSLDDINDQDVQVEVKKGVVYVSLSDKLLFKSGSFEVLPAAETVLGKVAKVVNDHKELDILVEGHTDVVPIATSAIKDNWDLSALRATSVVRTLQKKFAVAPERMTAGGRSEFAPKDDNTTDAGRQQNRRTEIIITPKLDQFFNLLSSGQVGGSK, encoded by the coding sequence ATGAAACGAGTTTTGATTATTGTTGCCGCTGTAACTATGTTAGCCTCTTGCAATAGTAAGAAGCGACTAGCTGAAATTAAATCCCTACAAGACGCTCGCGATAAAGCTGTTGCTTCGCTGAACGATTGTGACCAACGCACGGCTGATCTGAAATCACAATTAGCAGCCAAAGACACCGACCTGCAAGGCAAGGACAAACAAGTAGGCGATCTGCAAGCACAAATCGATTATCTGAAAAAGACAAACACGAATCTTCTCGATCGTATGTCTGATTTGTCGATTGTAAGTAAGGCTGGTGCTGAGAGTATCAAAAAATCGCTCGAAACGCTGAACGAGCAAACGAAATACACCAACAACCTCAACTCATCTATCCAACGGAAAGATTCGATGAATCTGGCGTTAGTAATGAGCCTGAAACGGTCACTGGACGATATCAATGATCAGGACGTACAGGTAGAAGTGAAAAAAGGTGTTGTTTACGTTTCTCTGTCGGATAAGCTCCTGTTCAAATCGGGTAGTTTTGAAGTTCTGCCAGCTGCTGAGACCGTATTAGGTAAAGTAGCTAAGGTTGTGAACGACCACAAAGAGCTTGACATTCTGGTTGAAGGTCACACGGACGTTGTCCCCATCGCTACATCAGCCATCAAAGACAACTGGGATTTGAGCGCTCTGCGGGCTACGTCGGTTGTTCGGACGCTGCAAAAGAAATTTGCTGTGGCTCCTGAGCGCATGACAGCTGGTGGTCGTTCGGAATTCGCACCGAAGGATGACAACACAACCGATGCTGGTCGTCAACAAAACCGTCGCACGGAAATCATCATCACGCCAAAACTTGATCAGTTCTTCAATCTGCTATCGAGTGGCCAAGTTGGTGGTAGCAAATAA
- a CDS encoding lipoprotein signal peptidase, producing the protein MIRKSPFKFFLLTFILIAIDQAVKLAVHHYMAPGFAGQIKLVGDWFKLHYVLNPGMAFGMQLGHEYGKLLLSVFRLFAMVGIGYYLVNLAQRGAPNGLLWAMAMILAGAVGNVIDSTFYGVFLNNAPYGSPTPWFHGQVIDMIFVDVWEGFIPDWVPVWGGQYYSTPIFNIADSCIFVGVCLILFFQRRFFGDQHVEDHMLPVSGPDPVEASVLPAEEFVDNDSIAQEEPQMTEEESDKTPAAEIQQDSTESVLPDEEKHPE; encoded by the coding sequence ATGATCCGTAAAAGCCCGTTTAAATTCTTTCTATTGACGTTTATCCTGATCGCGATTGATCAGGCAGTAAAACTGGCGGTACACCACTATATGGCTCCTGGCTTTGCGGGTCAGATTAAGCTCGTTGGCGATTGGTTCAAACTGCATTATGTACTCAATCCGGGCATGGCATTCGGCATGCAGTTAGGCCATGAGTACGGCAAATTATTACTTAGCGTATTTCGTTTATTTGCCATGGTTGGTATTGGCTATTATCTGGTCAATTTAGCCCAACGGGGAGCACCAAACGGCCTTTTATGGGCTATGGCGATGATTTTAGCCGGAGCCGTAGGGAATGTTATTGACAGCACATTTTATGGCGTTTTTCTGAATAATGCGCCTTATGGATCACCAACGCCCTGGTTCCACGGGCAGGTGATTGATATGATTTTTGTGGATGTTTGGGAAGGCTTTATTCCAGACTGGGTACCTGTTTGGGGAGGTCAGTACTATTCGACACCTATTTTTAACATTGCTGATTCCTGTATTTTCGTTGGTGTCTGCCTGATTTTGTTCTTTCAGCGCCGATTCTTCGGCGATCAACACGTAGAAGATCATATGCTTCCTGTTTCTGGGCCCGATCCTGTTGAAGCGTCGGTACTACCCGCCGAGGAGTTTGTTGACAACGATTCGATTGCTCAGGAAGAACCACAAATGACTGAAGAGGAAAGCGATAAAACACCTGCCGCTGAAATTCAGCAAGACTCCACAGAATCGGTTCTACCAGACGAAGAAAAACATCCAGAATAG